The genomic DNA AATTTTCTAATATCTAAATTTTAAGCTTTATTCTATGATAAATCTTAAATAATAAGAAATATTAAGGTTAATTGATGTAAATATGAGAAATATACTTAATAAAAATGAAAATAAATTCAAAATTGATGAAACGGATCTCAAAATTATCGGAATTTTGCAGAAATATGGAAGAACATCTGATTCAGAGATTGCGCGAGAGCTAAAGGTTTCGAATGATACTATCAAGAGAAGAAGAGAAAGACTTGAAAAAGAGGGGATCATAACAGTTAAAGCACTTTTAGATCCAAAGAAGTTTGGCTTTCTTTTTCATATTCATGCGGCTATATCTACCAAGCCTCAAACAAATAGCAACCAGCTGATCGAGAAATTGATGCAGATTAAGGGAGTGTATTATATTGCAACATCTCTCGGACCTTCACATAATATCCTCACACATTTCAGAGGAAAGAGCAGTGAAGATCTTTACGAGTTCCTAGAATGGCTCAGAAAACAGGATGAAGTTCAGAGTATAGATGTCAACACGGTATACGATGTGATCAAGTCTGGGTACAGGGATATACCTTTAGATGAGCTTTTTTAAATGGAGGCGAAATTAGACATGGAAGAAATTATTAACGTTTCAAATTTGGTAAAAGTATATAATAAGAAGATAAAAGCGGTCGATGATATATCTTTTAGCGTAAAGGAAGGTGAAATATTTGGATTGCTGGGCCCTAACGGTGCCGGTAAAACCACAATACTAAAAATTTTAGCGACTTTGATCCAGCCTACTGCAGGATCTGTTAAGATACTAGACTATGATATTATTAAAGATGAGCAGAATATCCGAGATATTATAGGCTATGTGCCTCAGGATCTTTCTGCAGATTCAGCATTGACCGGCTATGAGAATCTGCTCATTTC from Thermoplasmata archaeon includes the following:
- a CDS encoding AsnC family transcriptional regulator; translation: MRNILNKNENKFKIDETDLKIIGILQKYGRTSDSEIARELKVSNDTIKRRRERLEKEGIITVKALLDPKKFGFLFHIHAAISTKPQTNSNQLIEKLMQIKGVYYIATSLGPSHNILTHFRGKSSEDLYEFLEWLRKQDEVQSIDVNTVYDVIKSGYRDIPLDELF